The Oryzias latipes chromosome 4, ASM223467v1 genome includes a window with the following:
- the LOC101156315 gene encoding E3 ubiquitin-protein ligase RNF170, which translates to MHTSCHKESSPPCLSTNTQDWQCPVCLQTPRFPVQTNCSHLFCAPCLLTYWRHGSWLDAINCPLCRQKVSVLCNLFYESQSDQQSQQVLGEITDYNRRYSGAPRKMKDYLCDVPLVLQLLARGLGAMGGLVGLFLFRVALCCVGTVVSISVPLEDHVAASSNSLETDPSLGGLLGVLDDVVVVFLLLVCVINVNQQIVPDEGHSAEVTP; encoded by the exons ATGCATACAAGTTGCCATAAA GAGTCCTCGCCACCATgtctgtccacaaacacacaggacTGGCAATGTCCAGTCTGCCTGCAAACGCCCAGATTTCCCGTCCAGACCAACTGCAGCCACTTATTCTGTG CTCCCTGTCTGCTGACATACTGGAGACATGGATCTTGGTTAGATGCAATCAACTGTCCCCTCTGCAGACAGAAG GTCAGCGTGCTTTGTAACCTGTTTTATGAGAGCCAATCCGACCAGCAGTCACAACAAGTTCTGGGGGAAATCACAGACTACAACAGACGTTACTCTGGAGCCCCACGAAAG ATGAAGGACTACCTCTGCGATGTCCCCCTtgttctgcagctgctggcCCGAGGCCTCGGCGCCATGGGAGGACTCGTGGGGCTGTTTCTGTTCAGGGTGGCCTTGTGCTGCGTGGGGACTGTGGTGTCCATCTCGGTCCCCCTCGAGGACCACGTGGCGGCATCATCCAATTCGCTGGAAACGGATCCCTCCCTCGGCGGACTGCTAGGCGTCCTGGACGACGTGGTTGTGGTCTTCCTGCTGCTCGTCTGCGTCATCAATGTCAACCAGCAAATTGTGCCTGATGAGGGACACTCTGCTGAAGTGACACCCTGA
- the pfas gene encoding phosphoribosylformylglycinamidine synthase, producing MAVVRFYSSEAPDGRALQRAAKLFPHLTLTTELCYNVELTGRESLSAEEKEVLLWLFRPPLQAEPLSENPNLIESSEEKLVEIGPRLNFSTAWSTNAVSICRSAGLTNVTRVEVSRRFLVKPKNGKGTGELSGDMKKLIDCLHDSMTECVYHRPITSFAVETKRQPVFEVDILAKGRAALEKANDDLGLAFDSWDLDYYTSMFQRIQRNPTSVECFDLAQSNSEHSRHWFFRGRMLIDGQEQKETLFSLIMDTQRHSNPNNVIKFCDNSSGIKGVEIECVYPKDPSRASPYETRLSLRHVIFTAETHNFPTGVAPFSGATTGTGGRIRDVQSAGRGGHVIAGTAGYCFGNLHIPGYELPWESAGEEWEYPSSFAPPLQVAIEASDGASDYGNKFGEPVLSGFARSFGMRLPNGERREWIKPIMFSGGLGSIEDSHVKKEEASPGMEVVKIGGPVYRIGVGGGAASSVQIQGDNCSERDLGAVQRGDAEMEQKMNRALRACLERSDGNPICSIHDQGAGGNGNVLKELSEPAGAVIYSSRFKKGDPTLSVLELWGAEYQESNALLLHPSDRSFLESVCQREKCPVDFVGNITGDGKIVLVDDEGGSNDQVDSVRHPVDLQLEWVLGKMPQKEFRLERVALACQPLRLPAGLSVRDALQRVLRLPSVASKRYLTNKVDRSVTGLVAQQQCVGPLHTPLADVAVVALSPFSLEGAATAIGEQPIKGLVCPAAGARMAVGEALTNLMFARVTALKDVKCSGNWMWAAKLPGEGAYLWEACKAMCKVMSELGVAIDGGKDSLSMAARVGKETVKAPGALVISAYAVCPDISATVTPDLEDPDGKGVLLWVPLSPGNHRLGGSALAQCYGQLADCSPDLDHAELLTACFSTTQTLLQDRIVSAGHDISDGGLISCLLEMAFAGNRGIDIELSSQGSEVMELLFSEELGVVLEVSECDVEAVCQRYSDAGVQCHRIGRTCGFGPKAEVRVCVDGQEVLKESLPELRAAWEDTSFQLECLQANELCVKQEEEGLAKRTQPYFQLNFDPSESPSVRRLAGGPPRVAVIREEGSNGDREMSASLYMADFEVWDVTMQDLCCGSLTLELFKAVVFVGGFSYADVLGSAKGWAAAATYNAKAKAEFDRFQQREDTLSLGVCNGCQLLALLGWVGETADGAGSEVVLTHNRSGRFESRFVSVGIQESPSIWLRGMEGSALGVWVAHGEGLMQFRSSMAQDLIISGGLAPLRYLDEQGFPTEEYPLNPNGSPQGVAGLCSRDGRHLAMMPHPERCTLSWQWPWAPRELRPSLVPSPWLRMFKNAAAWCSNTDV from the exons ATGGCGGTGGTGAGGTTTTACAGCAGCGAAGCTCCGGACGGACGGGCCTTGCAGAGAGCAGCAAAACTCTTCCCACATCTGACCCTCACAACAGAGCTGTGCTACAATGTGGAGCTGACAG GTCGTGAGAGTCTCAGTGCTGAGGAGAAGGAGGTTCTCCTCTGGTTGTTTCGTCCTCCGCTGCAGGCTGAGCCGCTGTCGGAGAACCCAAACCTCATAGAGAGCAGTGAGGAGAAGCTGGTGGAGATTGGACCCAG GTTGAACTTCTCCACAGCCTGGTCCACCAACGCCGTGTCCATCTGCCGCAGCGCCGGCCTCACTAACGTCACCCGAGTTGAGGTGTCTCGCAGGTTTCTCGTCAAG CCCAAGAATGGAAAAGGAACAGGAGAGCTCAGCGGCGACATGAAGAAACTGATCGACTGTCTGCATGACAGCATGACGGAGTGTGTCTACCATCGTCCCATCACCTCCTTTGCTGTGGAAACCAAACGGCAACCTGTGTTTGAGGTGGACATCCTGGCAAAAGGTCGTGCTGCCTTGGAGAAGGCCAACGACGACCTGG gtCTGGCCTTTGACTCCTGGGATTTGGACTACTACACATCAATGTTCCAGCGAATTCAAAGGAACCCCACCAGTGTGGAGTGTTTTGACCTGGCGCAGTCCAACAG CGAGCACAGCCGGCACTGGTTCTTCCGCGGGCGCATGCTGATCGACGGGCAGGAGCAGAAGGAGACTCTTTTCAGCCTCATAATGGACACCCAGCGGCACAGCAACCCCAACAACGTCATCAAGTTCTGCGACAACAGCAG tggTATTAAAGGTGTGGAGATTGAGTGTGTTTACCCTAAAGATCCTTCCAGAGCAAGTCCATACGAGACCCGACTCTCATTAAGACACGTCATTTTCACCGCAGAGACGCACAACTTCCCAACAg GCGTGGCTCCATTTAGCGGTGCCACCACCGGAACTGGCGGCCGCATCAGAGACGTTCAGAGCGCCGGGCGTGGAGGACACGTCATCGCTGGAACTGCAGGATATTGCTTTGGAAATCTGCACATACCAG GGTATGAACTCCCCTGGGAGTCTGCAGGAGAGGAATGGGAGTATCCCTCCAGCTTCGCCCCTCCCCTGCAGGTGGCCATCGAGGCCAGCGATGGCGCCTCAGACTATGGCAACAAGTTTGGAGAGCCTGTCCTATCAG gttttgccCGCTCTTTCGGCATGCGCTTGCCGAACGGGGAGCGGCGCGAGTGGATAAAGCCAATCATGTTCAGTGGCGGCCTCGGGTCCATTGAAGACTCGCACGTTAAGAAAGAAGAGGCCAGTCCCG GAATGGAGGTGGTGAAGATTGGAGGGCCGGTGTACCGGATTGGTGTGGGTGGAGGAGCGGCCTCCTCCGTTCAA ATCCAAGGGGACAACTGCAGTGAGCGGGATCTGGGCGCCGTCCAGAGAGGAGATGCTGAGATGGAGCAGAAGATGAATCGAGCTCTCAGGGCGTGCTTGGAAAGAAGTGATGGAAACCCCATCTGCAGCATCCATGATCAGGGGGCAGGGGGAAATG GTAATGTGCTGAAGGAGCTCAGTGAGCCAGCCGGCGCTGTGATCTATAGTAGTAGATTTaag AAAGGTGACCCCACACTGAGCGTGCTGGAGCTGTGGGGGGCGGAGTACCAGGAGAGCaacgctctgctgctgcacccGTCAGACAGGTCCTTCCTGGAGAGCGTGTGCCAGAGGGAGAAGTGTCCCGTTGACTTTGTGGGAAACATCACCGGAGACGGAAAA ATTGTGCTGGTGGATGATGAGGGTGGCAGCAATGATCAGGTGGACTCTGTCCGCCATCCCGTCGACCTGCAGCTGGAGTGGGTTCTGGGGAAAATGCCGCAGAAGGAGTTCAGGCTGGAACGAGTGGCTCTCGCGTGTCAGCCTTTGAGACTTCCTGCTGGCCTCTCAGTCAGAGATGCTCTACAGAGGGTTTTGCGTTTGCCCTCCGTGGCCTCCAAACGCTACCTGACCAACAAG GTGGACCGGTCTGTGACTGGGTTGGTTGCCCAGCAACAGTGCGTCGGTCCTCTTCACACCCCATTGGCCGACGTGGCCGTTGTTGCTCTGTCACCGTTCAGTCTGGAGGGAGCAGCGACGGCCATAGGGGAGCAGCCAATTAAAGGACTGGTGTGTCCTGCAGCTGGGGCTCGTATGGCTGTCGGAGAGGCTCTGACTAATCTGATGTTCGCTAGAGTCACAGCACTGAAg GACGTGAAGTGCAGCGGTAACTGGATGTGGGCTGCCAAACTGCCCGGTGAAGGAGCATATCTGTGGGAGGCTTGCAAAGCCATGTGCAAGGTGATGAGTGAGCTGGGGGTCGCCATCGACGGGGGCAAAGACTCTCTGAGCATGGCGGCGAGAGTCGGAAAGGAGACAGTCAAGGCTCCAG GTGCCCTGGTGATCTCAGCATATGCGGTTTGTCCTGACATCTCTGCCACCGTCACGCCTGATCTCGAGGATCCCGATGGAAAAG GGGTGCTTCTGTGGGTACCTCTCAGTCCAGGTAACCATCGCCTGGGAGGCTCCGCCCTCGCTCAATGCTACGGGCAGCTGGCAGACTGCTCCCCTGACCTGGACCATGCCGAACTGTTGACTGCCTGCTTTAGCACAACTCAGACACTCCTGCAGG ATCGTATAGTGAGTGCTGGACATGACATAAGTGATGGAGGTCTCATTTCCTGCTTGCTAGAGATGGCATTTGCTGGAAACCGGGGAATTGACATTGAGCTGTCCTCACAAGGAAGTGAAG TCATGGAGCTGCTGTTTAGCGAGGAGCTTGGTGTGGTCCTGGAGGTTTCAGAGTGTGATGTTGAGGCTGTTTGTCAGAGATACAGCGATGCAGGTGTGCAGTGTCATAGAATTGGCAGGACCTGCGGCTTTGGACCAAAGGCTGAA GTCAGAGTCTGTGTGGATGGACAGGAGGTCCTTAAGGAGTCCCTGCCTGAGCTCAGAGCAGCATGGGAGGACACAAGCTTCCAGCTGGAGTGCCTCCAAGCCAATGAGCTGTGTGTTAAACAAGAAGAGGAGGGGCTTGCCAAGAGGACACAGCCGTACTTTCAACTGAATTTTGACCCATCTGAAAGTCCCAGCGTTCGCCGGCTTG CTGGTGGGCCTCCACGTGTAGCTGTGATTAGGGAGGAGGGCAGCAATGGAGATCGAGAGATGTCAGCCTCTCTTTATATGGCCGACTTTGAG GTTTGGGATGTCACCATGCAGGatttgtgctgtggttccttaacgcttgagcttttcaaagccGTCGTATTTGTTGGTGGATTCAGCTACGCAGATGTTCTCGGATCAGCTAAAG GTTGGGCTGCAGCTGCTACTTACAACGCCAAAGCTAAAGCTGAGTTTGATCGGTTTCAACAAAGAGAAGACACGCTGAGTCTGGGCGTGTGTAACGGCTGTCAGCTACTCGCCCTTTTAGGGTGGGTGGGGGAGACGGCGGATGGAGCAg GCTCTGAGGTGGTGCTGACCCATAATCGCTCTGGCAGGTTCGAGTCGCGGTTTGTGAGTGTTGGGATTCAGGAGTCTCCGTCCATCTGGCTCAGAGGCATGGAGGGCTCCGCTCTGGGAGTCTGGGTCGCTCATGGAGAAG GTCTAATGCAATTCCGGAGCTCCATGGCACAAGACCTGATCATTTCCGGTGGACTCGCTCCTCTCCGCTACCTGGATGAGCAGGGATTCCCCACCGAGGAGTATCCCCTGAACCCCAACGGCTCCCCGCAGGGTGTGGCAGGGCTGTGCTCCAGGGATGGGAGGCACCTGGCGATGATGCCTCACCCTGAGCGCTGCACCCTGAGCTGGCAGTGGCCCTGGGCCCCAAGGGAGCTTCGGCCTTCTCTGGTGCCGTCGCCGTGGCTTCGCATGTTCAAAAATGCAGCCGCGTGGTGCAGCAACACAGATGTATAA